The Candidatus Aminicenantes bacterium genomic interval ACTTCGACCGCGCCCACCGGCTGCTCGAGGAAAACCGGACCCAGCTCGAGTCGATCGCCCGGCTCCTGCTGGAGAAAGAAGTCCTCTCCTCCGACGAGATCAATGCCGTCCTCAAGCCCGAGGCCGTGCCCCCGGCACCTGCGGCTCCCGCAGCACCGCCGCTGGCCGATCCCCAACCCGCCCAAGCGTGAGAGGTGAGACGAGAAGCCCCGCTCCGAATCAAAGGCGCGACCCAAGCGCTGGCCGCCCGGACCTGGCTTATGGGGATCATCAACGTCACGCCGGATTCTTTCTCGGACGGCGGCCTGTTTCTCGATCCCGCCCGGGCCGCAGCCCGCGGGCTTGAGCTGATCGAGGAGGGAGCCGACATCCTGGATATCGGGGGCGAGAGCACCCGGCCCGGCGCCAAGCCCGTCTCCGTCGAGGAGGAAATCCGGCGCGTCCTGCCGGTCGTCAAAGCCTTGCGGACCGCCTGCCCGACCCTCCTCTCGATCGATACCACCAAGCCCGAGGTCGTCCGGGCCGCGCTGGACGAAGGGGCGGACATCATCAACGATATCAGCGCTTTCAGCCTGGACACCCGGCTCCTCCGGTTCGTGGCCGAAGCGGGGGCGGGGCTGGTCCTGATGCACATGAAGGGCACGCCCCTGACCATGCAGGCCAACCCCCACTACCACGACGTCGTGGCCGAGGTGCGGGCCTTCCTGGACGAGAAGCTGACCGTGGCCCAGGCCTACGGCGTGGATCCCCAGGCCGTCATCCTGGATCCGGGCATCGGGTTCGGCAAGCGCCTGGATGACAACCTGGCCCTGCTCGGCGGCCTCCCCACCCTGGCCTCGCTCGGCCGGCCCCTCCTCGTCGGCGTCTCGCGCAAGTCGTTCATCGGCAAGATCCTCAACGCCCTGCCGCAGGATCGTCTGGAGGGGACGATCGCAGCCGCCGTCATGGCCCTGGCGGGCGGGGCGCATATCCTCCGCGTCCACGACGTCCGGGCCGTCAAGCGGGCGGTCCTCGTCGCCGACGCCATCCTCGCCGCCGAGGGCTCCGCGCCGCCGCCGGAGCGCCGGGAGCCGCGCTATGCTCAATGACGTGCTGACGGCCCTCCACCGCTTCAACCTGGTCGACTTCCTGGATATCCTGGTCGTCGCGTTCCTCATCTACGCCTTCATCCTGCTGATCAAGAGCACCCGGGCTTACCCGATGGCCCTGGGCATCGGATTCGTCGGCCTGCTGCTCCTGCTGACCCGCTGGGCCAAGCTGAACGTGGCCAATTGGGTCCTGCAGAACCTGGCCAGCTACGTGATCATTGCCATCATCGTCCTCTTCCAGGCGGAGATTCGCCGCTTCCTGACGGGGTTGGGATCGCGCTCGTTCCGCAAGCCGCTGACCATGCGCTCGCTGCAGGACAAGGCCGAAGACCTGCGAATGGCCGTGGACTACATGTCCCAGCGCAAGATCGGAGCCCTGATCGCGGTCGAGAACGACATCTCGCTGGCCAACTACGCCGATCGGGGCGTCAAGATCGACGCCGTCCTGTCCAAGGACCTCCTGGTCAGCCTGTTCTTCCCCCACTCGCCGCTTCACGATGGGGCGGTCCTCTTGCGCGGCGGGACGATCGTCGCCGCGGGCTGTCTGCTGCCTCTGCCGGCGGTTCACAACCTGGGCGCCGACGCCCAGACCCGGACCCGGCACCTGGCCGCCATCGGGCTGTCGCAGGAGACGGACGCGGCGGTCATCGTCGTCTCCGAAGAGACGGGCGGCATCTCGCTGGCCCTGCGCGGCATCCTCCAGTCCATGGCCGACGCGGACGTGCTGAAAGACCGTCTGCTCGAACACCTCCAGAGATGAGACTCATGCTCAAGGATCTCTTCACCCGCAATTGGTCGCTTAAGCTGCTCGCCTTCTTCCTGGCTCTGATCCTCTGGATCACCCTGGTGCCCGAGGAAAAGACCTACAGCGAGCGGACGTTGGCGGTCCCGCTTGAAACCCTCAACATCCCCCCAACCATGGAGCTCGTGGAAAAAGCCGTCTCGGTCGTGGACGTTACGGTGCGGGCCACCAATCGCCTGCTCGGGCGGGTCACGTCCAACGACATCACCGCCGTTTTGGACCTCAAGAACGCCGTCGTGACCCAAGAGGACTTCGCCCTCGATGCCTCCATGGTCGTCGTCCCGCCCAACGTCAAGGCGGTCCGGGTCTTCCCGCCCAAAGCCCACCTCAAGCTGGAGCGGGCCAACGAAGTCGAGATGGAGGTCGTCCCGACGATCGCGGGGGCGGTCAAGGACGGTTACCGCATCGACAAGATCGAGGCATTTCCCCCAAAAGCCAAGATCCGGGGGCCGGAAAGCAAGTTCCGGATGCGCGACCGGCTGAAGACGGGGCCGGTGGACGTCGCCGGTCTCACGGCTTCGATCGAGGTCGAGACGGATCTCGTCGTGCCGCGGCCCGACCTGCGGATCCAGGCCGGGCCGGCCAAAGTCCGGGTCCGGGTCACGATCGCCAAGACCCGATGAAACAGCTTTTCGGGACCGACGGCATCCGCGCGACGGCGGGCGAATACCCGCTCGATGCGATCTCGATCTACCGGCTGGGCCGGGCCCTGGTCGGATTGCTGGCGCGGGAAGGGCTGCGTCCCGAGATCCTGGTCGGCCGGGACACCCGCGAATCCGGGGAGTGGATCGAGGCGGCTTTCCTGCAAGGCGTCGCCGACGCGGGCGGGTCCGGGCACAGCGCCGGGATCATCCCGACCTCGGGCGTCGCCTTTCTGACGAAGACAAACGATTTCTCGGCCGGCGCCGTCGTATCGGCCTCGCACAATCCATTCCGCGACAACGGCATCAAGATCTTCTCGCACCTGGGCTTCAAGATCCCGGACGATTGGGAGGAAACGCTGGAAGCCTCCCTTCTGGACCGGAAAAAGGGAACGGCACCGGCATCGGCGGCCGTGCGGCGGGCCGAGCAGCGGCTGATCGACCAGTACGAGTCATTCCTGGTCGGCCGGCCGGCCGGCCTCCGGCGGGAGGCACCGTTCAAGGTCGTCCTTGACTGCGCCAACGGGGCCGCGTCGCGGATCGCGCCCGAAGTCTTCCGTGCGGCGGGCTGCGAGGTCGCCGCGATCAACGCCGCACCTGATGGGCGCAATATCAACGCCGGGTGCGGCGCCCTCCACCCGGAGGCCTTGGCCAAGGCCGTCGTCCGCGAGCGAGCCGACCTGGGGGTAGCCTATGACGGCGACGCCGACCGGGCGATGTGGGCCGACGCGGCGGGCCGTCTGCGGAACGGCGACCATACCCTATTCGGGCTGGCCCGGTTCATGGCCGGCCGGGGACGGCTCAAGACCGACGCGGTCGTAGCCACGAGCATGAGCAACATCGGTCTGGAAAAAGCCTTGGGCGCCTTGGGTCTGCGGCTGATCCGGACCCGGGTCGGCGATAAATACGTCCTGGAGCGGATGCTCGAACTGGGAGCCAACCTCGGCGGCGAGCGCTCGGGGCATACCATCCTACTCGACGATTGCCCGACGGGCGACGGCATCCTGACCAGCCTCCGGGTTCTCGAGGCCATGGCCGCCACGGGCGGGACGCTGGCCGACCTCGTCGCCGGGCTGGTCGAATACCCCCAGATCCTGCTGAACGTCCGCGTCGCGAGCAAGCCGGACCTGAACGGCATCCCCGAAGTGACGCGGGCCGTCGAGGCCGTGCGGCAAGCAGTCGCCGGGCGGGGTCGGCTCGACGTGCGGTACAGCGGCACCGAGCCGCTGGCCCGCGTCATGCTGGAAGGCGAGAGCCAGGCCGAGATCGAGGATCTGGCCGGCCGCATCGCCGGGGCCATCACGCGCGCCATCGGCGCAAAAGAATAAGGGAACGGGCTCTGCAGCCCTCGATTTTTGAGAAAACGAGGGCAATATGCGTAATTTCCTATTTCGCGCCGTACGCGCCGCCGAATGAGCCCCCGAACGCTTTCCGTCCTCAATATTCGAAAGTGCCCGAAAAATCCGATTCGTGTATCATAGAGGGAGGAGTCAGCCATGCGCCTATCCGTGAACGTTGATCATTTCGCCACCCTCCGCCAGGCTCGTCGCTCGAACGAGCCCGATCCCGTGCTGGCCGCCCTGCTGGCCGAGCAGGCCGGGGCCGACGGCATCACCGCCCACCTCCGGGGCGACCGGCGGCACATCAACGAGCGCGACCTGAAGCTCATTCGAGCTACCACCAAGACCAAGCTGACCGTCGAGATGGCCGCGACCGAAGAGATGAAGGCCGTCGCGCTGGCCGTCCGGCCCGAGGTGGTTTGTCTGGTGCCCGAGCGGCCCGAGGAGCTGACCACGACCGGAGGGCTTGATGTTTTAGCCCACCGCAAAGCCTTGGCGCCGCATGTCAGGGCCTTGGCCAAGGCGGGCATCCGGGTCTGCGTCTTTGTCGATCCCGCCCCTCGTCAGATCAGCGCCGCGGCCGGGCTGGGCATCCCTCAAATCGAGCTCCACACCGGCCTATACGCCAAGGCCGGCAAGCCGTCGGCCCGGGACAAGGCGCTGGCCGATGTGCGTCGGGCGGCCGCCTGGGGCGTCAAGCAGGGCTTGGAAGTGACGGCCGGCCACGACATCGATTACCGCAACGCCGGCCCGATCGTCGCCATCCCCCATATCACGGAGCTCAGCATCGGCTTCGCGATCGTGGCCCGAGCGGCGATCGTGGGCATCAGCCAGGCCGTGCGCGAAATGGCCGCCCTGCTCAAATAGGGGTCAGGTCTTAAGATATAAGTTATCTCCGATCTCGTATTTGAATTGATTGGCAAGGCGAGAAACCTTAAATCTTAAGACCTGACCCCTCTTGGAGGCGGATATGAGCATCAATATCAATTTAGCGCGATTGCGGAAACACATCGAAGAGCTGGGAGCCATCGGCCGCGATCCGCGCGGCGGCCTCTCGCGCCCATCGTTCAGTCCGGCCGACCTCGAGGCCAGGGCCTGGCTCAAGGACCGGATCGAAACCGCCGGCCTCGATCACCGTGTGGACGGGGCGGGCAATATCTTCGGCTTCCTGGGCGAGGGCGGGCCGGTCGTCATGGCGGGCTCCCATATCGACACCGTCATGAACGGCGGCGCCTTCGACGGCGCCGCGGGAGTGCTGGCCGGGCTCGAGGCCCTGCAGCGGATCCGCGATGAGGGTTACCGTCTGGCCAAGCCCCTGGCCGTAGCCGCATTCACCGACGAGGAGGGCAACCTGGTCGGCGATTTCCTGGGCAGCCGGGCCTTCACGGGCACTTTGGACCGCGGCCTGCTGGAGAAAGGCCTGACCTCCTTCGGCGCGCCGCTGGCCGATGTTCTCGGCGGCTCGGAGTTCTCGATCGAAAGCATCCTCGGCGCCGCCGCCGAAGCGCCCGCGCTGGCGGCTTTTCTGGAGCTGCACATCGAACAGGGCCCAACCCTCGACGACGAGAGCGTCCCGATCGGCCTCGTCGACGTCATCGCCGGCAAGCACTATCGCTGGTGCTCATTCCACGGCCAGGCGGGGCACGCCGGGACGGTGCCGCTGGAGTTGCGCCGCGACGCTTTCCTGGGCCTGGCCGATTTCGCCCTGCGGGCCACCCAACACGTCGCCACTCGCCACTACGGCAGCTTCGTCACGATCGGCAAAGCCCATGTTCATCCGGGCGTCTTCTCCATCATCCCCGGCCGAGCCGACTTTTCCTTCGAGTTCCGCAGCCGATCGCCCGAAACCCTGGCCACCCTGGAAACGGAGCTCTTCGCCCTGGCCGAGGAAGTAGCGGCCACGCGGGGGCTCGAGTTCGGTTCGCGGGTCATCGATGCGACCTCGCCCGTAACGGTGCCCGAGCCTCTGCTCGTCCGGCTGCGGGCCGCCTGCGCCGATCGCGGCTACGAATACCGGACGCTCACGAGCGGCGCCGGTCATGACGCCCAGATCCTGGCGGCCAAGGCGCCGACGGCAATGATATTCGTCCCCAGCCCGGACGGCGTCAGCCACGCCCCGGAGGAATCGATCCGCTGGGATGACCTGGAAAAAGGCGCCAACCTGCTCCTCGACGCCCTGATCGGCTTGGCCGGCTGAGGCGGGTTATTCGTCGATGGCGATGCGGCCGGAACGCCCCTGCTTGATCTCGCCGCGCTTCTTCTTGTCCTCGAGCATCTTCAGCTTGGATCGCTTGGAGCGCTTCCGCTTCTGCCGCCGGATCTTCTCGATCCGGGCCTGTTCGGCGCTCTCTGCACCCTTCTGCTTGGTTTCGATCTTGTCGGCCAGGATGCGGCGGGCCAGGAACCGGTTCAGGCCCTGGGTTCGTTCTTGCTGGCACTTGACCTCGATCCCGGTCGGAACGTGCTTGAGGTAGACGCAGGTCTCGACTTTGTTGACGTTCTGGCCGCCTTTGCCCTGGGAACGGACGAACTTCTCGATCAAGTCGGCTTCGCGGATGCCGAGCTTCTCCATGTGCTCGCGCAGGGCGGCTTCCTTGTCGGAACGGACCGGATACCGGGACATGGCCCTAGGATAGCACAACTCGGGCCCGCCGTTGACGCTCCCAGGGGAAAGCACTACACTTGCGCTCTATGACAGGAGACCCCGCATGACCAAGACGCTCCACCCGATCCTTTCGCTTCTCGCCGCCGCGTTCCTCATCGCCGCCGCCGCGCCCGCCCTCTCGGCCCAGGCCGCCCCCGGCCAGAAGCTTTTGACCGTGGCCGAGATGACGGATTACAAACAGACTTCGCTCCACGCCGACGTGGTGGCGTTCATCCGCGAGCTCCAGAGGCTTAGCCCGCTGCTGCGGGTCGAGACGCTGTGCATCTCGACCGAGGGCAAGGACGTACCGCTGGTCATCGTCGGCAACCCCCTGCCCGCCTCTCCCCTCGAGCCGCGGCTTCTGCGCAAGCCGGTCGTCTACATCCAGGCCAACATCCATGCCGGCGAAGTCGAGGGCAAGGAAGCCTGCCTGATGCTGCTCCGCGACATCCTGACGGCCCCCAAGCCGCTCTACCTGGACAAGCTGGTGCTCCTCGTCGCCCCGATCTTCAACGCCGACGGCAATGACAAGATCGATCCCAAGAGCCGGCCCGGCCAGGTCGGCCCCGAGATGGGCCAGGGCGTCCGCTATAACGGCCAGGGCCTCGATCTCAACCGCGACGCCGTCAAGGCCGAAAGCCCCGAGGTCCAGGGACTGCTCGCCCGCGTCCTCAACCCCTGGGATCCCGTCCTGCTCGTCGACTGCCACACCACGGACGGCGCCTGGCACGAGCAGACCGTCACCTACGCTTGGCCGATCAACCCCAACGGCGACAATGCCCTGGTCGAGTACCAGCGGTCCAAGATGCTGCCGGCCATCGAGAAGATCATGAAGGACAAGTACGCCACCCTCGGGCTCGGGTATGGCGGCTACCGCGATTCGCGCGATCCGTCCAAAGGCTGGATGACCCTCGACCCCCAGCCCCGCTACATCACCAACTACATCGGCATCCGCAACCGGATGGGCATCCTGGACGAAAATTATGTTCACGCCGATTTCAAGACCCGGGTCCAGGGCAACTACGCCTTCCTGCGGGCCATCCTGGACTACTGTGCCGCCAACACAGAGGAGATCCTCCGGATGACGGCCGAGGCCGACGCCCGGACCTCCGCCCGCGGCCTGGCCCCGACGGACAAGGACCAGTTCGCAGTCGAGTTCGACGTCCGCGCCTTGGTCAAGCCGATTACGGTCCTAGGCTACGTCATGGAACCCGTACCCGCCCCGGCCGCTCCGGCCGCAGCGAACCCTCCCGCCACCGGGGCCGTGACGCCTCCAGCGGCGGGCACCAAGCCGGTCGGCGCTCCTCCCGCGGGTGGCCCGCCCCGCCAAATGATGCGCCGCACCGACAAGAAGATCGCCTATACTATCCCCTATTTCGCCGACTTCTTCCCCAAGCGGACCCTTCCATTGCCGGCCGGCTACCTTCTGCCCCTGCCGTCCAAGGAAGTCGTCGACAAGCTCCTGCTGCACGGCCTGCTCGTCGAGAAGCTGGTCCAGCCGGTCCAGCTCGAAGTCCTGACCTTCAAGCTGAAGGAGATCAAGGGGGCTGAGCGCATCTACCAAGGCCACCGGACCAACACCGTCAAAGGCGAGTACATTGCGGAGACGCGGAGCTTCCCGGCCGGGACGTGCTTCGTCAGCATGGCCCAGCCGCTGGCCAACGTGGCCGCTTATCTGCTCGAGCCGGAGTCCGACGACGGACTGTTGGTCTGGAATTATTTCGACCGCGAGATCGTGCCGCAGTGGAGCCGGGAGCTGGCCTCCTACCCGGTTTACAAGCTGATGAAGCCGGCCGTTCTGGTCAAGCAGACGGTCCGCTGACTAATTTTTTCTTGCGTTTGGCAGCCACGAGATACTTGCCGCAGTTCTCGCAGACGTAGATGTCGTTGCTGCCCTCGATGGCCGAGCTCATTTCGGTCGAGACGCTGATGTAGCAGCCCTGGCAGACGCCCTCGTCGACCTCGGCCACGGCGAAGCCGTAGCGGGCGTTGAGCTTATCGAACCGGACGAGTAGGGCCTCGTCCAACTCCTCGCGGATTAAAGCGGCTTGGGCGGCCAGGGTTTTGAGCTGGGCTTTGGGCGCCTTCCGCTTCTTCATCTCGATTTCCTGCAGCTTCTTGAGCAGGCCGGCCCGGCTGACGATCTTGTCCTCCTGGGGCAGGCGGAGCTCGATCTCCGACAGCGCCGCATAGAGCTCGGACTTGTCGGCCGCTTTGAAGATGCGATCCCGGAACTCGGGCTTGCGCAGAAAGTTGGCCAGCCCTGCAAATAGATGGTTGAACAGCCCGGGCAGGCCCGGATTCCAGATGATCAGGATGATCAGGTGGACTTTTTTCTTGTCCGCGGCCTCGAAATCGAGGCCGGCGGCGGATCGGCCGACGGCGATAGCGATCTCGCCTTCCGTGTCGACCCGGGCGTGGGGCACGGCGATCCCGTCGCCGAGCGCGGTCGTGACCAGGTTCTCGCGGTCGATCAGCCGGGTCAGAAGAACCTTCTTGTTGGAGATGAGCTTCTGCTTGGCCAGGACGTCGAGGAGCTCCTCGATGGCTTGAACCTTGTCCTTGGACTTGAGATCGTGGATAACCTGGGCAGGCTTGAGATAGTCGGAAAAATGGGAAATATCAAGGAGGTCTTTTTTGTCCATGAATGCTCCGTGGCCCCCTATCTTACAGCCCCGGAGCCTTTCGGTCAATGAAATCAGGGGTCAGGTCTTAAGATGGAAGCTTTCTCGAGCCGCTTCTTCATCAATTACGAAAACTTTATTAAAAGAAAACTTATATCTTAAGACCTGACCCCTATTTGATGAGCGCTTGGATGCGCGGCTGGTCCGGCATGATGGCGAGGGACTTCTTCCAGGCGGCCAGCGCCTTGCCCCTCTCGCCCAGCTCGGCGTGGCAGTCGCCCAGGGCGTTCAGGGCCTCGACCGAGCCCGGCTCGACGGAGGCGGCCTTAGCCAGCCGGGTCAGTGCCTCAGCAGCGCGGCCCGTCTTGAGAAGCTGCACGCCGAGCGCAAAATCGACCGCTGGGTCTCCCATCCGCGGCAGCGGCTGGATGTTCGTCCAAATTCCAGGCACGGAGCCGGCCGCCAGCCGGAGGTCCGCCTGCGAGGCAAGAATCGTTCGATCGTCGCCGTCCACGAGGGCCGCCCCCAGGGTGTAGGTCGAGGCGGCGAGCTTCTCGGTCGGAATCGATTCGACGACCGCCAGAGGATCGGGACAATCGCGCAGAGCCTTGCGGGATGTCCAAAGGGCGCGCCCATCCCCCGTCAACGTGAAGATCAGAGCGCCTTTCTCCTTGAGCGAGGCCGTCAGCCCGCGCAGCTGGAGGAAAGCGAAAAATCCCTCCGTCTTCGGAAAGAGGTTGTCGACCGAGGGATAGACCTGAGCGCGGCCGACTTGAAAGGCCCCGGCCGCCGCGCCTTCCGGCGCCTCCGCGAAGATCTTGCGGGCCAGGATCAGCGGACTCATGGCCGGCTCCCGTGATGCGGGGACTTCGATCGTCTTCTCCGCCGTGGCATACTCGTTGCTGATCGTATTCTCGAGCCGGAGCGACAAGGTCCACGCGCCGGGGATGACGGGGACGGCGTCCTGGAGCTGAAAAGCCCGCTCGCTC includes:
- the folP gene encoding dihydropteroate synthase produces the protein MRREAPLRIKGATQALAARTWLMGIINVTPDSFSDGGLFLDPARAAARGLELIEEGADILDIGGESTRPGAKPVSVEEEIRRVLPVVKALRTACPTLLSIDTTKPEVVRAALDEGADIINDISAFSLDTRLLRFVAEAGAGLVLMHMKGTPLTMQANPHYHDVVAEVRAFLDEKLTVAQAYGVDPQAVILDPGIGFGKRLDDNLALLGGLPTLASLGRPLLVGVSRKSFIGKILNALPQDRLEGTIAAAVMALAGGAHILRVHDVRAVKRAVLVADAILAAEGSAPPPERREPRYAQ
- the cdaA gene encoding diadenylate cyclase CdaA, whose amino-acid sequence is MLNDVLTALHRFNLVDFLDILVVAFLIYAFILLIKSTRAYPMALGIGFVGLLLLLTRWAKLNVANWVLQNLASYVIIAIIVLFQAEIRRFLTGLGSRSFRKPLTMRSLQDKAEDLRMAVDYMSQRKIGALIAVENDISLANYADRGVKIDAVLSKDLLVSLFFPHSPLHDGAVLLRGGTIVAAGCLLPLPAVHNLGADAQTRTRHLAAIGLSQETDAAVIVVSEETGGISLALRGILQSMADADVLKDRLLEHLQR
- a CDS encoding CdaR family protein, with the protein product MLKDLFTRNWSLKLLAFFLALILWITLVPEEKTYSERTLAVPLETLNIPPTMELVEKAVSVVDVTVRATNRLLGRVTSNDITAVLDLKNAVVTQEDFALDASMVVVPPNVKAVRVFPPKAHLKLERANEVEMEVVPTIAGAVKDGYRIDKIEAFPPKAKIRGPESKFRMRDRLKTGPVDVAGLTASIEVETDLVVPRPDLRIQAGPAKVRVRVTIAKTR
- the glmM gene encoding phosphoglucosamine mutase, translated to MKQLFGTDGIRATAGEYPLDAISIYRLGRALVGLLAREGLRPEILVGRDTRESGEWIEAAFLQGVADAGGSGHSAGIIPTSGVAFLTKTNDFSAGAVVSASHNPFRDNGIKIFSHLGFKIPDDWEETLEASLLDRKKGTAPASAAVRRAEQRLIDQYESFLVGRPAGLRREAPFKVVLDCANGAASRIAPEVFRAAGCEVAAINAAPDGRNINAGCGALHPEALAKAVVRERADLGVAYDGDADRAMWADAAGRLRNGDHTLFGLARFMAGRGRLKTDAVVATSMSNIGLEKALGALGLRLIRTRVGDKYVLERMLELGANLGGERSGHTILLDDCPTGDGILTSLRVLEAMAATGGTLADLVAGLVEYPQILLNVRVASKPDLNGIPEVTRAVEAVRQAVAGRGRLDVRYSGTEPLARVMLEGESQAEIEDLAGRIAGAITRAIGAKE
- a CDS encoding pyridoxine 5'-phosphate synthase; protein product: MRLSVNVDHFATLRQARRSNEPDPVLAALLAEQAGADGITAHLRGDRRHINERDLKLIRATTKTKLTVEMAATEEMKAVALAVRPEVVCLVPERPEELTTTGGLDVLAHRKALAPHVRALAKAGIRVCVFVDPAPRQISAAAGLGIPQIELHTGLYAKAGKPSARDKALADVRRAAAWGVKQGLEVTAGHDIDYRNAGPIVAIPHITELSIGFAIVARAAIVGISQAVREMAALLK
- a CDS encoding Zn-dependent hydrolase, coding for MSININLARLRKHIEELGAIGRDPRGGLSRPSFSPADLEARAWLKDRIETAGLDHRVDGAGNIFGFLGEGGPVVMAGSHIDTVMNGGAFDGAAGVLAGLEALQRIRDEGYRLAKPLAVAAFTDEEGNLVGDFLGSRAFTGTLDRGLLEKGLTSFGAPLADVLGGSEFSIESILGAAAEAPALAAFLELHIEQGPTLDDESVPIGLVDVIAGKHYRWCSFHGQAGHAGTVPLELRRDAFLGLADFALRATQHVATRHYGSFVTIGKAHVHPGVFSIIPGRADFSFEFRSRSPETLATLETELFALAEEVAATRGLEFGSRVIDATSPVTVPEPLLVRLRAACADRGYEYRTLTSGAGHDAQILAAKAPTAMIFVPSPDGVSHAPEESIRWDDLEKGANLLLDALIGLAG
- a CDS encoding peptide chain release factor-like protein, with amino-acid sequence MSRYPVRSDKEAALREHMEKLGIREADLIEKFVRSQGKGGQNVNKVETCVYLKHVPTGIEVKCQQERTQGLNRFLARRILADKIETKQKGAESAEQARIEKIRRQKRKRSKRSKLKMLEDKKKRGEIKQGRSGRIAIDE
- a CDS encoding M14 family metallopeptidase; amino-acid sequence: MTKTLHPILSLLAAAFLIAAAAPALSAQAAPGQKLLTVAEMTDYKQTSLHADVVAFIRELQRLSPLLRVETLCISTEGKDVPLVIVGNPLPASPLEPRLLRKPVVYIQANIHAGEVEGKEACLMLLRDILTAPKPLYLDKLVLLVAPIFNADGNDKIDPKSRPGQVGPEMGQGVRYNGQGLDLNRDAVKAESPEVQGLLARVLNPWDPVLLVDCHTTDGAWHEQTVTYAWPINPNGDNALVEYQRSKMLPAIEKIMKDKYATLGLGYGGYRDSRDPSKGWMTLDPQPRYITNYIGIRNRMGILDENYVHADFKTRVQGNYAFLRAILDYCAANTEEILRMTAEADARTSARGLAPTDKDQFAVEFDVRALVKPITVLGYVMEPVPAPAAPAAANPPATGAVTPPAAGTKPVGAPPAGGPPRQMMRRTDKKIAYTIPYFADFFPKRTLPLPAGYLLPLPSKEVVDKLLLHGLLVEKLVQPVQLEVLTFKLKEIKGAERIYQGHRTNTVKGEYIAETRSFPAGTCFVSMAQPLANVAAYLLEPESDDGLLVWNYFDREIVPQWSRELASYPVYKLMKPAVLVKQTVR
- a CDS encoding PTS sugar transporter subunit IIA produces the protein MDKKDLLDISHFSDYLKPAQVIHDLKSKDKVQAIEELLDVLAKQKLISNKKVLLTRLIDRENLVTTALGDGIAVPHARVDTEGEIAIAVGRSAAGLDFEAADKKKVHLIILIIWNPGLPGLFNHLFAGLANFLRKPEFRDRIFKAADKSELYAALSEIELRLPQEDKIVSRAGLLKKLQEIEMKKRKAPKAQLKTLAAQAALIREELDEALLVRFDKLNARYGFAVAEVDEGVCQGCYISVSTEMSSAIEGSNDIYVCENCGKYLVAAKRKKKLVSGPSA